One Oleidesulfovibrio alaskensis DSM 16109 genomic window, ATCCGTCACATGGAAGAACTCGGAGCGCAGTTTTCCAGCAAGGGAAAAACCAACCCCGGGCAGCCCCGGCAGAATGGCGATAATTTTTATGTCATTCCCGACAACGTCCCTTATGCAAACCAGAAGCGCTACATCCTCGTACTCTGGAAGGCTCTGGGGTGGAGCCTGAAAGGAATCGACACTCGCATGCGTAAACAATTCGGTCTGGACAGTCTTGTGTGGGTGCAAGACCAGGCGCAGTTACAGACCATCACCAAGGACCTGCAGAACCGTTGCCGAAAGGCTGGAATTGACCCGGATAACGCATGATGCAGGATACAGAACCGCTGGAGCTCGTTCAGGAAATCACTTCTCGGTATCGCACCGTACACCGGTTCTGCAAAGCTCATGGGGAACTCAATCGATCCACGGTCTATATGGTACTCAAAGGCCGTTATCCCGGCAACGTAGAGCGTCAACTGGAGCGAATGCGGCAGGCCTTGCGGGGGGAAGTAAGCGTTGAGGAGCGGGCCTATCAGGCAATACGGGAGACAGCATGCGCAAGGTGTACCGTCACTAATCAGGGATGCCGTAGATGCGAAACGCTTTTTAGAGCGCTGGCCCGCGCCGTGGCCGCCGCTATTTCAAACCACACATGAGGTGCAGCATGAATGCAACCCTGTGCAGAACGCTCAAAAAGATGTTTGACGATGGGTTCCGTCAGTATGCCGGAGAGATTGATTCGCAGGTCTACGAGCAGCTTGGCTGCAAGGATGCCTCGCGGGCCTATTGGATTTGCCGTTGGCCTATCCTGCATTGTCTCGGTTGCAACAGGCGTTGCACTCCTAAGGCCCCCACGGGCTT contains:
- a CDS encoding phage protein GemA/Gp16 family protein, whose protein sequence is IRHMEELGAQFSSKGKTNPGQPRQNGDNFYVIPDNVPYANQKRYILVLWKALGWSLKGIDTRMRKQFGLDSLVWVQDQAQLQTITKDLQNRCRKAGIDPDNA